One window from the genome of Choloepus didactylus isolate mChoDid1 chromosome 2, mChoDid1.pri, whole genome shotgun sequence encodes:
- the SPATA46 gene encoding spermatogenesis-associated protein 46, whose protein sequence is MENFSLLSISGPRISSSAMSTFPDIMSSHATCLPDCTLGDTQTGQQLRRNCTIYRPWFSPYSYFVCTDKESHLEAYSFPEVKRGEGRGDSCLPEDMAESICSSSASSSSPENTCPQEATKKPRHGLDSMDSITSQDILAASRWHPAQQNGYKCAACCRMYPTLHSLKSHIKGGFKEGFSCKVYYRKLKTLWGKEKAWLGDRLVSGGCQVFK, encoded by the exons ATGGAGAACTTCTCACTCCTCAGCATTTCTGGACCTCGAATCTCTTCCTCTGCCATGAGCACTTTTCCTGACATTATGTCCTCACATGCCACCTGCTTACCAG ACTGCACCTTGGGGGACACCCAGACCGGGCAGCAGCTGAGGCGGAACTGCACCATCTACCGGCCCTGGTTCTCTCCTTACAGCTACTTTGTGTGCACGGACAAGGAGAGCCACCTGGAGGCCTACAGCTTCCCAGAGGTGAAGCGGGGCGAGGGCAGGGGGGACAGCTGTCTTCCCGAGGACATGGCTGAGAGCATCTGCTCCTcctccgcctcctcctcctccccagagaACACCTGCCCCCAAGAGGCCACAAAGAAACCCAGGCATGGCCTGGACTCCATGGACTCCATCACGTCCCAAGACATCCTGGCTGCCTCCAGGTGGCACCCGGCCCAGCAGAACGGCTATAAGTGCGCAGCCTGCTGCCGCATGTACCCCACCCTGCACTCGCTCAAGAGCCACATTAAGGGTGGCTTCAAGGAGGGCTTCAGCTGCAAAGTGTACTACCGCAAGCTCAAAACCCTCTGGGGCAAGGAGAAAGCCTGGCTGGGAGACAGGCTAGTCTCGGGCGGCTGTCAAGTCTTCAAGTAG